In Humulus lupulus chromosome 7, drHumLupu1.1, whole genome shotgun sequence, the following are encoded in one genomic region:
- the LOC133789166 gene encoding DEAD-box ATP-dependent RNA helicase 21, with amino-acid sequence MKRAPVDDLGGAAINGSLKKPVFLTKAQREQLALQRRQDEFEDQKRRQHLLLTQARSGSPSSSAAVAPNNNDHHKPSDYDRRDRDRDRDRDRDRDRDRDRERERDRDRDRDRDRERDRDRDRDRDRERDRERERDRSGRESDRRNREREREDETKGRDRARVEKLAERERDKELEAIKEQYLGSKKPKKRVIKPSEKFRFSFDWENTEDTSRDMNALYQNPHEAQLLFGRGFRAGMDRREQKKLAAKNEKDLRDEIRKKEGIEERPEEAAAQKLKEEAADLYDTFDMRVDRHWSEKKLEEMTERDWRIFREDFNISYKGSRIPRPMRSWPESKLNPDLLKAVERAGYKKPSPIQMAAIPLGLQQRDVIGIAETGSGKTAAFVLPMLTYISRLPPISEENEAEGPYAVVMAPTRELAQQIEDETMKFAHYMGIKVVSIVGGQSIEEQGFKIRQGCEVVIATPGRLIDCLERRYAVLNQCNYVVLDEADRMIDMGFEPQVVGVLDAMPSSNLKPENEDEELDEKRIYRTTYMFSATMPPAVERLARKYLRNPVVVTIGTAGKATELITQNVMMTKESEKFSRLQRLLDELGDKTAIVFVNTKKNADSVAKNLDRAGYRVTTLHGGKSQEQREISLEGFRTKRYNVLVATDVAGRGIDIPDVAHVINYDMPGNIEMYTHRIGRTGRAGKTGIASTFLTMHDTDVFYDLKQMLISSNSPVPHELAKHEASKFKPGSIPDRPPRRNDTVFAH; translated from the coding sequence ATGAAACGAGCCCCGGTCGACGACCTCGGCGGAGCCGCCATCAATGGCAGCTTGAAGAAACCTGTCTTCCTCACCAAAGCTCAACGCGAGCAATTAGCCCTCCAGCGCCGCCAAGACGAGTTCGAGGACCAAAAACGCCGCCAGCACTTGCTTCTTACCCAAGCTCGCTCCGGTTCTCCCTCTTCCTCCGCCGCCGTCGCCCCAAACAATAATGACCATCACAAACCCTCCGATTATGATCGCCGCGACCGTGACAGAGACAGAGACCGGGACCGGGATCGAGACAGAGATAGGGATAGGGAGAGGGAGAGGGATAGGGATAGGGATAGAGACcgagatagagagagagataggGATAGGGATAGAGACAGGGACCGCGAGCGGGACAGGGAACGGGAAAGAGACCGGTCGGGCCGTGAGTCGGACCGGCGTAATAGAGAGAGGGAACGAGAAGATGAGACCAAGGGACGAGATCGCGCTCGCGTAGAGAAATTGGCAGAGAGAGAGCGTGATAAGGAGCTTGAAGCGATCAAAGAGCAGTATCTTGGATCGAAGAAGCCTAAGAAGAGGGTTATTAAGCCGAGTGAGAAGTTTAGGTTCTCTTTCGATTGGGAGAACACTGAGGACACTTCCCGGGACATGAATGCTCTCTACCAGAATCCTCACGAGGCTCAGCTtttgtttggaagaggttttcgGGCTGGCATGGACCGGCGTGAGCAGAAGAAGCTTGCTGCCAAGAATGAGAAGGATCTTAGGGATGAGATTCGAAAGAAGGAGGGTATTGAGGAGAGGCCCGAGGAGGCTGCTGCTCAGAAGCTCAAGGAGGAGGCTGCTGATCTCTATGATACGTTTGACATGAGAGTTGATCGCCATTGGAGTGAGAAGAAGCTTGAAGAGATGACTGAGAGAGATTGGAGGATATTCAGAGAGGACTTCAATATTTCATACAAGGGTTCGAGGATACCTCGGCCAATGAGGAGTTGGCCAGAGAGTAAATTGAATCCTGATCTGCTCAAGGCCGTGGAGAGAGCCGGTTACAAGAAGCCATCGCCGATTCAAATGGCGGCGATTCCACTCGGCCTTCAACAGCGTGATGTTATTGGAATTGCTGAGACTGGTTCTGGTAAGACTGCTGCTTTTGTTCTTCCTATGTTGACTTACATTTCGAGGTTACCCCCAATAAGCGAAGAGAATGAGGCTGAGGGACCTTATGCTGTTGTCATGGCACCCACTCGTGAGCTTGCTCAGCAGATTGAGGATGAGACTATGAAGTTCGCTCATTACATGGGCATCAAAGTGGTCTCCATTGTAGGTGGGCAGTCTATTGAAGAGCAGGGCTTTAAGATCAGACAGGGGTGTGAGGTTGTGATTGCTACTCCAGGGCGTTTAATTGATTGCTTGGAGAGGCGTTATGCTGTTCTAAATCAGTGTAACTATGTTGTTCTTGATGAGGCTGATCGAATGATTGATATGGGTTTTGAGCCTCAGGTTGTGGGTGTCTTGGATGCTATGCCTTCGAGCAATTTAAAACCAGAGAATGAAGATGAAGAGCTTGATGAGAAAAGGATCTATAGAACAACTTACATGTTTAGTGCCACCATGCCCCCTGCTGTGGAGCGGCTTGCGAGAAAGTACTTGAGAAATCCTGTTGTTGTCACTATTGGTACTGCTGGAAAGGCCACTGAGTTGATCACCCAGAATGTGATGATGACTAAGGAATCTGAGAAGTTTAGTAGATTGCAGAGGTTGCTCGACGAGCTCGGTGATAAGACTGCCATTGTTTTTGTTAACACGAAGAAGAATGCTGATAGTGTGGCCAAGAATTTGGACAGGGCTGGCTATCGTGTGACGACTTTGCATGGTGGAAAATCACAAGAACAGAGAGAAATAAGCCTTGAAGGGTTTCGAACCAAGAGATATAATGTTCTTGTTGCTACAGATGTTGCTGGGCGTGGTATTGACATACCTGACGTTGCTCATGTCATTAACTATGACATGCCCGGAAATATTGAGATGTACACTCATCGTATTGGGCGTACTGGTCGTGCAGGGAAGACTGGAATTGCTTCCACGTTCTTAACTATGCACGATACTGATGTCTTTTATGATCTCAAGCAAATGCTCATTTCGAGTAACAGTCCTGTGCCACATGAACTGGCGAAACACGAGGCCTCAAAGTTCAAGCCGGGAAGCATTCCTGATAGACCACCTAGGCGTAATGACACTGTTTTTGCTCATTAA
- the LOC133789167 gene encoding uncharacterized protein LOC133789167: protein MTTPNRPQQQQQQMQKVKNSGIVSGNGTSPTKEDKEEELSRSALAMFRAKEEEIERRKMEVREKVQAQMGKVEEATKRLADIRGELEALTDPMRKDIAVIRKKVDLINKELKPLGLSCQKKEKEYRDAVEAYNEKNREKAQLVGKLMELVTESERLRLNKLEDLSKNIKVLL from the exons atgacAACACCAAATAGACcacagcaacagcaacaacagatGCAAAAAGTGAAAAACTCAGGAATTGTTAGCGGCAATGGCACCAGCCCAACAAAGGAGGACAAAGAAGAGGAGCTTTCGAGGTCTGCGCTGGCCATGTTCCGAGCCAAGGAAGAGGAAATCGAGCGAAGGAAAATGGAGGTTAGAGAGAAAGTTCAAGCTCAGATGGGAAAAGTTGAAGAAGCAACTAAGAGATTGGCTGATATTCGCGGA gAACTTGAAGCACTTACAGATCCAATGAGGAAGGATATTGCAGTGATTAGAAAGAAGGTTGATTTGATTAACAAAGAGTTAAAGCCATTGGGGCTGAGCTGCCAGAAGAAG GAGAAAGAATACAGAGATGCTGTTGAAGCTTATAATGAGAAGAACAGAGAAAAAGCTCAACTAGTTGGAAAGTTAATGGAG CTGGTGACTGAAAGTGAGAGACTGAGGCTGAATAAACTAGAGGATCTCAGCAAAAACATAAAAGTTCTTCTGTAA